The DNA region ATAAAAACTACATGTTCCATATCTCGAAACCTTTAGAAGCCAGAACAGGTTGTAGCCGATTATCGCCTTACATTGCTTGGGGAAATTTATCTATAAAACAAGTTATTAATGCAGCTGGAATTGAAAGAGAAAAAGGTAAAAACAAGCGACATTTAAACGCATTTGTGTCGCGTTTACGTTGGCAAGCACACTTTATCCAAAAGTTTGAAATGGAACATTCGATGGAATTTAAAAGTGTAAATAAAGGCTTTCATCAACTTAAAAAACCTGTAAACGTTGAATTTCAAAATGCTTGGAAAGAAGGCAAAACAGGTTTTCCGTTAGTAGATGCTTGCATGCGCTGCTTAAATGCTACGGGCTATTTAAACTTCAGAATGCGTGCTTTAGTGGTTTCATTTTTCACACATAATCTTTGGCAACCTTGGCAAGATTTAAGCGAACACTTAGCGAGTTTATTTTTAGATTTTGAACCAGGTATACATTATCCGCAAATACAAATGCAAGCTGGCGAAACGGGAATTAATATGTTACGCATTTACAATCCATTAAAAAATAGTCTGGAGCACGATCCTGAAGGCAAATTTATAAAACAATGGGTTCCAGAATTAGCAAGTTTGGAAGCGCCATTTATTCATAATCCTAGTGAAATGAGCTATTTTGACCAACAAATTACCGGTTTTGAATTGGGTAAAGACTATCCTTTACCTATTATCAATGAAAAGAAAACGCGTAAACAAGCAAGTGATATTTTATGGCAAATGAAAGATGATACACTTGTAAAACAAGATAGTCTTCGCATCTTAAAACGACATACATTAAGCAACCGTAATAGGATGATTAATTCTAATCAAACCTAGAATAATTCTACTATCAAAAAATTGTGTTAAATAATGTTTAACTTTTTTTAATAAAGATTAAACATTTTGTATATTTGGTAAAAGAACTTATCAAATTGCTTTACAACACAACATACAAAGACAACAAAATTATACAACAAATAAATGACCTTGTTGGCAAACCTTTTAATCTTTGGGAAGCATTTAAATTAAAAGGTGTTGGTTCTAAACGTATGATTATAGATGAAGTTAGCCCAAACTTACAGGCTATTGTAAACCGCATTAGTGATGTTAATTATGGTAGTTTAGAATTAAGACCAAAAGGTGTTTTAATACATATAGGCAAAGGTTTACAGCGATTTACATGGGTAATACCTTACTATAAACTTGTTATATATAAAATTAACGGAGCAAGCATACATGCAGATGGTAAGTTTGTTCATTTTAGACCTAACAAAACCTATAAGGAGAACAAAGTGTTTTTCAAAAAATTATTGGACCAAAAAATAAATTTTGATGCACAATTTTCAACAATACCATATAATGAATAAGAATTTGACGATAAGGGAAATTGATAGAATAATAGAAATGGCTTGGGAAGATCGCACTACCTTTGATGCTATCGCTTTTCAATTTGGTTTAAAAGAGCAAGAAGTTATCAATCTGATGCGTAGAGAGATGAAACCAAGTAGCTTTAGACTTTGGCGAAAACGCGTTCAAGGAAGAGCTACTAAGCACCAAAAACTTAGATCTTTTGAATCTGGAAGATTTAAATGCTCTAGACAAAAACAAATTACACATAATAAAATATCTAAAAGATAGATATAACCTGCTTTGTTTCAATACAAATTGAAAACAGCAATTAAAAAGATGCTATGAAAAAAGAAAAATTAAAAATGACTACAAATGGTCACAATCTTAACGGTTTTACTGTCGAAGATATTGGAGACGATCACCTATTTACAAGTTTAGAAACTCCGATGAAAAAAGACGCTTTTAAAATTTCTGATGAAGAAAAAAAAGAGCGAATCTCTATCCTTTTTGAAGAAATAATGGACGTTCTAGGTCTAGATCTTACAGACGATTCACTTCAAGGCACGCCAAAACGTGTTGCTAAAATGTATGTTGACGAGATATTCTCTGGATTAAATCCTGCTAACAAACCAAAAATTGCATTGTTTGATAATAAATATCAATACAATCAAATGTTAGTAGAAAAAGACATTACGTTTTACTCTAACTGCGAGCACCATTTTGTACCTATTATAGGTAAAGCTCATGTAGCTTACATCTCTTCAGGTAAAGTAATTGGACTTTCTAAATTAAACAGAATTGTTCAATATTATGCCAAAAGACCTCAAGTACAAGAGCGTTTAACCAACCAAATTGGCGAAGACTTAAAACAAATTTTAAATACCGAAGACGTTGCAGTTATCATAGATGCAAAACACCTTTGCGTGTCTTCTAGAGGCGTAAAAGATGATACTTCTGCTACTGTTACGACCTTTTACAGTGGACAATTTAATAATCCCCAAAAAATTACCGAATTGCAAAACTATTTAAAACAATAAGCTATGAGTACAATAGAAAAAGCATTAGAATTTGAACAAACAAGTTTACGATCTCTATCTACAAGTGACCGCGTAAAAATTTCAAGACAAGCCAAAACTTTAATTTTAGAATTAAATCAGATTTATAAAAAGAAAAAAGACGAGAAAATAATGGATATTATGAAACGCCTTACCGCCATGAAGCGTAAAGTAGAAAAACGATTACCAACAAAAATTTCAATTTAAAATGAAACATTTAGTCATTGTTGGAGGCAGTAAAGGCATAGGAAAAGCAATTGCTTTACAGTTTTTAGAAACACACAAAGTGACAAACATTAGCAGGAATGAGCCTGATTTTACTCATCAATACCTAACACATCATTCCTGCGATGTTTTAAACGAAGATTTACCAGATTTAGAACAGCCTATAGATTATTTAATATATTGTCCTGGTAGCATTAACCTAAAGCCTGTTGGACGTTTAAAATTAGACGATTTTAGAGCAGATTTTGAAATTAACGTTATTGGTGCTGTAAAAACAATTCAAAAGTATTTAGATAACATCAAAAAAGGCACTAATCCTTCAATTGTATTATTTAGTACTGTGGCTACAGATTTAGGAATGCCTTTTCATGCAAGTGTAGCAGCTTCAAAAAGTGCTGTAGAAGGACTTGTAAAATCTATTGGTGCAGAACTTGCGCCAACTGTAAGAGTTAATGCTGTAGCGCCAACTGTGACTAATACAGATTTAGCGTCAAAACTATTGCGTAATGAAAAACAAGAAGAAAACATGCGCGATCGTCATCCATTAAAAAAATATTTACAACCAGAAGAAGTTGCTAATATGGCTTCATTCTTATGTTCGGATAAATCATTATCAGTCTCTGGTCAAGTGTTTAAATTAGATTGTGGTATTGTTAGTTTTAAATTATAATCAATGAACGTATTAAAAGCATTCTTAATCACTTTTTGCGCAATGTCTACAAAACCTGAAATAAATATGACTTCCATTTACGACATAAAAATCAATAGCTTACAAGGTCAACCCATAGATTTAAATGCATTTAAAGGAAAACATATTCTTTTTGTAAATGTGGCTTCAAAATGCGGATTTACGCCTCAATACAAAGAGTTACAAAAACTACATGAGCAATATGGCGATAAGGTTGCCATTATTGGTGTACCATGCAACCAATTTGGAGGACAAGAACCAGGAACAAGTAATGAAATATTGGAATTTTGTGAAGTTAATTACGGCGTATCATTTTTAATTACAGAAAAAATAGATGTAAAAGGCTCTAACAAACATCCATTATACGAGTGGCTAACAGAAAAGTCTAAAAACGGAACAAAAGATTCTAAGGTGAAATGGAATTTTCAGAAATATTTAGTAGATCCGGAAGGACATTTAGTCGATTATTATTTTTCAGTGACTTCACCTAACAACAACAAAATTTTAAAACACTTTAGATAAATGTTTGGACTATTTAAATCGAAATCTGAAATAGAAAAACTTCAACTGAAGTACGAAAAACTGATGAAAGAATGGCATAGATTATCTACCATTAACAGATCCAAAAGTGATCAAATTTATGCCGAAGCTCAAGAAGTGATGAATAAAATAGAAGCATTAAAACAATGAGTCTTTTAAAAAAAATAGTCTTTTTTCTGTTTATTAACTTTGGAAGTTTAGGTCTTGGCAGTTGGTTAATGAATAATGGACCAAGATCAGACTGGTATAACAACTTAAATCAAGCTCCATGGACGCCAGCAGGTTGGGTTTTTGGTGTAGCTTGGTCGTTTATTATGATATGTTTTTCGGTTTATATGGCTTATTTATTTAGTCAATTAACGTCTGAAAAAGTAAAAATAGCCTTTAGCATTCAAGTGTTTTTAAACATTATTTGGAATTTCATTTTCTTCAACCAACATTTAATTTTACTTGGATTAATTACTATAATACTTCTAACCATTGTTGTGTTTTATATCTTCTTCAGCTTTAGAAAAATAATGAAAACCAAAAGTTTACTACTCTTACCATATATGATTTGGCTGTTAATCGCAACGTCTTTAAACGCCTACATTCTTTTTAACAATTAAAAGATTTCGCTTTCGCGGAAAACAATACATATGAAAATTTACAGATTACATCAAAAACAAAATTTACCAATCACAAAACAAGAAGCTTGGGATTTTTTGTCAGATCCAAAAAACTTAAAAGTCATCACTCCAGATTATATGGGATTTCATATACTTTCTGGAGCAGATAGACCAATGTTTGCCGGTCAAATCATTCAATATATTGTCACACCAGTTTTAGGAATTAAAACAAAATGGGTAACGGAAATTACTCATGTTATTGATGGCGAATATTTTGTAGACGAACAACGTTTTGGTCCATATTCACTGTGGCATCACAAGCATTTTATTAAAGAAATTGATGGCGGCGTAGAAATGGAAGACATTATCGATTATAAAGTCCCAATGGGCTTTTTAGGACAATTAGTCCATCCTGTTTTAGTTAAACCAAAACTGAAAGAAATCTTTGATTATCGTACCAAAAAACTAGAAGAACTATTTGGTAAATTTTAATCAGATAGACAAAAAACATTAACTTTAAATACTTACAACTCTAGACACTTAAAACTTTTAAATACTTCAACAACTAATAAATGAAACAACCTTTAAATATATTCTGGTTTAGACGCGACCTTAGATTAGACGATAACGTAGGCTTTTACAATGCTTTAAAAGCAGATAAACCTGTGTTACCTATCTTTATTTTTGATAAAGAAATTTTAAACGAATTACCAGAAGATGACGCAAGAGTGACTTTCATTTTTAATACATTGCAAAGCATGCGTAAAACGCTTCAAGATGAACGTGACAGTAGCATTGCTATGTTTTATAGTTCGCCAAAAGACGTCTTTAAACAGTTAGTAGAAGATTATGAAATAGATACCGTTTATACCAATCACGATTATGAGCCTTACGCCAAAACTCGTGATAACGAAATTGAAAACTTTTTAGCAGAAAAAGATATCAATTTTAAAACCTTTAAAGACCAAGTTATCTTTGAAAAAGACGAAGTTGTTAAGCAAGATGGCGATCCATACGTGGTTTACACACCATACATGCGTACTTGGAAAGAAAAGTTTAAAAACCACGACCTCAACATCTATTACACTAACGAATATTTAGACAATTTGGTAAAAAATACAAGATTGCCAAATGTAACGCTTTCTGACATGGGATTTAAAACGTCTTCACAAAAAATTGCAGATTACAAAGTAACACCAACGTTAATCCAAGAATACGAAGACAAACGAAATTTCCCTGCCAAAGACGCGACTTCAAAACTTGGTCCGCATTTACGATTTGGTACCGTTAGCGTACGTAAAATGGTGAAAAAAGCAATTGCAGAAAAAAACGAAATCTTTTGGCAAGAGCTAATTTGGCGCGAGTTTTTTATGCAAATTTTATGGCATTACCCAAAAACACAAACCAATGCGTTTAAGTCTAAATACGACAATATTAAATGGCGAAATAACAAAGAAGAATTTGAAGCTTGGAAATCTGGAAACACTGGTTATCCTTTGGTAGACGCTGGCATGCGAGAGCTTAACGAAACTGGTTTTATGCACAATCGTGTACGCATGTTAGTTGGTAGTTTTTTATGCAAACATTTATTAATAGATTGGCGTTGGGGCGAAGCTTATTTTGCCGAAAAATTACACGATTACGAAATGGCAAGCAACGTTGGTAACTGGCAATGGGTTGCAGGATCTGGTGTAGATGCAGCACCATACTTTAGAATTTTTAATCCAACCACACAAATTGATAAGTTTGATAAAGAACACAAATACATTAAAAAATGGGTTCCAGAATATCAAAAGTTAACTTATACTAAACCAATTGTAGACCATAAAGCTGCAAGAGAACGCTGCTTAAAGGTTTACAAAGAAGCAGTATCTTAAAAAAAAGTATTTAATAAAAAAGCATCTAATTTAAATTTAGATGCTTTTTATTTTTTCAGGAATCAATTAAAATTAATTGCCTTCTAAACGTTCAATTTTTGCTCCAATAGCTTTAAGACGTTCTACTATTTTTTGATAACCTCTATCGATTTGCTCTATATTATGAATTGTACTTGTCCCTTTTGCAGAAAGTGCAGCAATTAACAAACTAATTCCTGCTCTAATATCTGGAGACACCATGGTTGTTGCTTTTAAGGTTGATTTAAAATCATGACCAATTACCGTAGCACGATGCGGATCACAAAGTATAATTTTTGCGCCCATATCTATTAATTTATCCACGAAGAATAAACGACTTTCAAACATTTTTTGGTGTACTAGTACTTCTCCTCTAGCCTGTGTTGCTACAACCAAAACAATACTTAATAAATCTGGAGTAAAACCAGGCCAAGGTGCATCTGCTATGGTTAGAATAGAACCATCTATGTAGTTTTGTATTTCGTAACCATCTGTATGTGCTGGAATATGTATATCATCACCTTGTTTTTCAACAGTAATTCCTAGTTTTCTAAAGACGTTTGGTATTTGTCCCAAATCATCCCAACTTACATTTTTAATTGTAAGTTCAGACTTTGTCATTGCTGCCAAACCAATCCAACTACCAATTTCGATCATATCTGGTAACATGGTATGCTCTGTTCCGCCAAGACTATCAACACCTTCAATAGTTAATAAATTAGAACCAACGCCAGAGATTTTTGCGCCCATTCTGTTAAGCATTTTGCATAATTGCTGTAAATAAGGCTCGCAAGCTGCGTTGTATATTGTTGTAGTTCCTTGTGCTAATACAGCAGCCATCACAATGTTTGCTGTACCAGTTACAGATGCTTCGTCTAAAAGCATATCGGTTCCTACTAATTTATCTGCTTCTACACCGTAAAAATAATCTTCACGGTTGTATCTAAATTTAGCGCCAAGATTTATAAATCCTTCAAAATGGGTATCTAAACGACGACGACCAATTTTATCGCCACCTGGTTTTGGGATATATCCTTTACCAAAACGTGCTAATAATGGTCCAACAATCATTATTGAACCACGTAAACCACGACCTTCTTCTTTAAATGCTGCAGATTCTAAATAATTTAAATCTACTTGATCGGCTTGAAAACTGTAAGTGCCTTCAGAAAGTTTTTCTACTTTAACACCTAAATTTCCTAATAACGTAATTAGTTTGTTTACGTCAATTATATCTGGAATGTTATTTATGGTGACTTTTTCTGGAGTTAAAAGTACTGCGCATAAAATTTGTAATGCTTCGTTTTTTGCTCCTTGAGGCTGAATGCTTCCTTTTAATTGGTGTCCACCTTCAATTTTAAATGTTCCCATAAATGTGTTTAGTATCTTTTTCGGTTACGGTTATTCTTTTTGTGTCCTTTTTTGTTGTTGGAATATTTTTTTCCGCTAGAAGCTTTCATAAGACTGTTGGCGTCTGTTAAATCTTCTTCAGAGTTTTTGATATTAATTTTTCCGTTAGATAATTCAAATAAATGATCAAAAATTACTTGATCTTCTACTGTGTCTTTATTCCAATTTAAGAAGCATTTTTTCATGTGATTAGCAATTGTATAAACTAATGCTTCTTTCATTTCTCCTTCTTCCCAAGTGTTTGCAACATCTATCATTGTTTTGATGTTATTACCATAAAAACGGTACTTAGGAAAATTTTGAGGATATCTTAATGGTACAGGTCGACCTGACAATTCTTCTTTAGATGGTTTGTCAAATGGTGAATCTGCATCTAATTCAAAATTAGACATGATAAAAAGTTGATCCCAAAGTTTATGCTGAAAATCTGGAACATCACGCAAATGCGGTTGCAAATTACCCATTACAGCTATAATTGCTTTGGCTAATTTATTGCGTTCTTCTTTTGTTTCTCTTGATTTTGCGTAGTTAATCATTTTTTGAATATGTCTACCATATTCTGGAATAATTAAATGTTCACGCTCTGTGTTATACTCTAAATTATCTATCAAAATTAAAAAGGAATAGTATTTTAAATCTTATGCATTGAAGTTTCTAATGCAACCGCAAAATACAAAAAAAAACTAAAGACTAATCACTCCTTCAATTTTTTCTCCGACCTCTTTATATTTTTCTATAACGTGGTCTGGATTTTTCATTTTTACACTAATAGATACACTAGTGTATTTACCGTTACTAGACTCTTTAGTATTAATTACTGCTCCCATATTATCAAAAATAACTTCAACATGTTCTATCTTAGTTTTTTCTGTCTGAACAATAAATTTATATAAATACTCTGTTGGCCACAATGCTGTATCTTGCAATTGGCTTTTTAACTTTGCGTAAAATTCGTCTTTATTTGGTGTATTATTCATAGTATAAATATAAGTCGCAAATATACCATTTTGTTTACATTTTTTTTTAAAGAATTTAATTCCGATTTTTACACCTAAATACTTTTACATTGATTACAAAAAAAATAGTCATTACTGGTGGACCAGGAACTGGTAAATCTTCTATTATTAACGAGCTTAAAAAACGTGGTTATGCTTGTTATGAAGAAATCTCGAGACAAGTCATTTTAGATGCTAGAAAAGATGGCATTGAACAACTTTTTTTAACTAAACCTTTATTATTTAGCGAATTACTTTTAAAAGGTAGAGAACAACAATATGTTAATGCTGCTAATAGTGATAATGAATTTGTGTTTTTAGATAGAGGTATTCCAGATGTTGTGGCTTACATGGATTATGCTAGCGAAGAGTATCCGGAAAACTTTATCACTTCTTGCCAAAATAACACGTACGATTATGTTTTTATTCTTGCTCCTTGGCAAGAAATTTTTAGAAGTGATAACGAACGTTATGAAAATTTTGAACAAGCAAAAAAAATTCATCATAGCTTATTAGATACTTATAAAAAATACGACTATCACTTACAAGATGTTCCTTTTGGAAGCATTGAAGAAAGAGCCAATCATATACTAAATGTTGTAAAAGCTTTGTAATGCAACATCCAATAAACATATTAGAGCGTTATTGGAAATTTTCATCGTTTAGACCTTTACAAGAAGATATAATAAACGCTGTTTTAAATGGCGAAGATACATTTGCTTTATTACCAACTGGTGGCGGAAAAAGTATTTGTTTTCAAGTTCCTGCTTTAGCTAAAGATGGTATTTGCATAGTAATTTCGCCTTTAGTTGCTTTAATGAAAGATCAAGTTAGAGCCTTACAAAACAAAGGTATTAAAGCACTTGCTTTAACTAGTGGAATTAATACCAAAGATCTAGATACTATTTTAGACAACTGTATTTATGGCAACTACAAGTTTTTATACTTATCACCAGAACGATTACAACAAGAGCTTGTACAAGATAGAATTAGGCAAATGAATGTTAATCTTATTGCTGTAGATGAAGCACATTGCATAAGCCAATGGGGAAACGATTTTAGACCAGCCTATAAAAACATAAATATATTAAGGCAGTTACAACCTACTGTTAATGTTATTGCATTAACAGCAAGCGCAACACCAAAAGTAAAAGAGGATATTGTTAAGGAGTTAGACTTTATTAGTCCTAAAATTTTCGAGCAGTCTTTTTACAGACCTAATATTGCATATATGGTTTTTGAAGAAGAAGACAAGCACTTTAGATTAAAGGCTATTTTAAATAAAAATAAACAATCTTCTATAATATATGTAAGAAATAGAAAAGCAACTATAGAGATTTGTCAGTTTTTAGAACAAGAAAACATTAGTTGCACCTATTATCATGGTGGATTAAATAACACAGAAAAAGATTTACATCTAACCCAATGGATTAATAATCAAAAACAAGTAATGGTTGCAACCAATGCATTTGGTATGGGAATTGATAAACCAGATGTAAAAACCGTTATTCACTTAAATCTGCCGGATAGCATAGAAAATTATTTTCAAGAAGCTGGTCGTGCAGGGAGAGATAGCAATAAAGCCTATGCAGTAATATTAAAAAATAAAAATGATAAAGCTATTCTTGAAAAGCAATTTATTTCAATTTTACCAACAGTAGATGTTGTTAAAACCATTTACAGGAAGTTGAGTAACTATTTTCAAATTTCTTATGGAGAAGGCAGTTTTCAAACATTTCAATTTAACTTTAATCATTTTTGTTCTGTATATAAATTTAATGCTTTAGTTGCTTATAATGCATTGCAAATATTAGATAGAACAAGTATAATTACGCTTACTAAACAATTTAATAATCAAACAGAAGTTCAATTTATATTACCAAATCAAGCGTTATTTAATTATTTAGAAAAACATAAAACCTTAGCAATTGTTGTTAAGTCTATTTTAAGGACTTATGGTGGTATTTTTGATCATGTAACAAAAATAAATACATCTATTATAGCTAATAAAGCCAATGTTAGCCTACAACAGATATATGCTATATTAAATCAATTAGAACAAGATCATGTAATAACCCTAAATGTTATAAAAACAGATGCGCAAATCACGTTTATAGAACCAAGAGAAGATGATAAAACTATAAACAGAATTTCTAAAACAATTAAACAACAACATTTACTAAAAGTAAATCAAGTTAAAGCTGTCCTTAATTATGTAGACAATAATAACGTTTGTAAAAGCAAACAACTGTTAGATTATTTTGGAGAAAAAAATCTTAAAGATTGTGGAATATGTTCTGTATGCATAAAGTCCAAAAACAAAACAACTACCTTAGATCAAAAACAGTTAAAAACCCAAATTATTTCACTATTAGAACATAGTGCAAAAGGAAGCCGAGAATTATTCGAATTAATTAAAACAGACGAAAACTCTATTAACAATTGCCTAAAAGAGCTTTTAGAACAAGAAATAATCACTATAACAAATACCAACACATATAAATTAAAACATTTATAAAATGAAAGACTTAAAAATCGTATTTATGGGTACACCAGATTTTGCTGTTGCAACCCTAAAACAAATAATAGAAAACAAATTTAATGTAGTTGGCGTTATTACTGCTCCAGATAAACCTGCGGGAAGAGGAAGAAAACTTAATGAAAGTGCAGTAAAAAAATATGCAAAAGAACAAGGATTACATATATTACAACCAACTAACTTAAAAGATCAATCGTTTTTAGAAGAACTTAAATCCCTAAATGCCAACTTACAAATAATAGTTGCATTTAGAATGCTACCTAAAGTAGTATGGGATATGCCTAAATACGGTACATTTAATCTACATGCGTCTTTATTACCAAACTATCGTGGAGCAGCACCAATAAATTGGGCTATAATTAATGGTGAAACTACAACAGGTGTATCTACGTTTTTTATAGATGAAAAAATAGACACAGGAGAAATGATTTTACAAAAAGAAGTAGAAATTAATCCTAAAGAAAACGCAGGAAGTTTACATGACAAATTAATGCTTATTGGTAGCGACCTTGTAATAGATACCATAAAACTTATACAAGAAGGACAAGTAAAAACAATACCTCAACCAGAAGATGCTACAATTAAAACAGCTTATAAATTAAATAGAGATAACTGTAAAATAGATTGGAACAAAAACATCGATCAAATTTACAATCAAATTAGAGGATTAAGTCCATATCCAGCAGCTTGGTCTATTTTAGAAAACGGAGATCAAAAATTAGACGTTAAAATCTATCAAACAGAAAAAGAAATTGAAAATCATAATTTAACAATTGGAAGCATTATTTTTGACAAATCCTCAATTAAAGTAGCTGTAAATAAAGGATTTATAAATATAATTGAAATTAAGCTACCAGGTAAACGATTAATGGATGTAAAATCTTTATTAAATGGATTTACATTAGAAGAAAATGCAAAAATGCTGTAAAGCCTTATTATTATTGATTTTACACTAAATCACAAAAAAACAAGCTTCTTTATTAACAAAACACGCAACTTATTAACAAATATGGGTATTTCCC from Mesoflavibacter profundi includes:
- a CDS encoding RecQ family ATP-dependent DNA helicase; this encodes MQHPINILERYWKFSSFRPLQEDIINAVLNGEDTFALLPTGGGKSICFQVPALAKDGICIVISPLVALMKDQVRALQNKGIKALALTSGINTKDLDTILDNCIYGNYKFLYLSPERLQQELVQDRIRQMNVNLIAVDEAHCISQWGNDFRPAYKNINILRQLQPTVNVIALTASATPKVKEDIVKELDFISPKIFEQSFYRPNIAYMVFEEEDKHFRLKAILNKNKQSSIIYVRNRKATIEICQFLEQENISCTYYHGGLNNTEKDLHLTQWINNQKQVMVATNAFGMGIDKPDVKTVIHLNLPDSIENYFQEAGRAGRDSNKAYAVILKNKNDKAILEKQFISILPTVDVVKTIYRKLSNYFQISYGEGSFQTFQFNFNHFCSVYKFNALVAYNALQILDRTSIITLTKQFNNQTEVQFILPNQALFNYLEKHKTLAIVVKSILRTYGGIFDHVTKINTSIIANKANVSLQQIYAILNQLEQDHVITLNVIKTDAQITFIEPREDDKTINRISKTIKQQHLLKVNQVKAVLNYVDNNNVCKSKQLLDYFGEKNLKDCGICSVCIKSKNKTTTLDQKQLKTQIISLLEHSAKGSRELFELIKTDENSINNCLKELLEQEIITITNTNTYKLKHL
- the fmt gene encoding methionyl-tRNA formyltransferase codes for the protein MKDLKIVFMGTPDFAVATLKQIIENKFNVVGVITAPDKPAGRGRKLNESAVKKYAKEQGLHILQPTNLKDQSFLEELKSLNANLQIIVAFRMLPKVVWDMPKYGTFNLHASLLPNYRGAAPINWAIINGETTTGVSTFFIDEKIDTGEMILQKEVEINPKENAGSLHDKLMLIGSDLVIDTIKLIQEGQVKTIPQPEDATIKTAYKLNRDNCKIDWNKNIDQIYNQIRGLSPYPAAWSILENGDQKLDVKIYQTEKEIENHNLTIGSIIFDKSSIKVAVNKGFINIIEIKLPGKRLMDVKSLLNGFTLEENAKML